The Providencia sp. PROV188 genome includes a region encoding these proteins:
- a CDS encoding amino acid aminotransferase, whose amino-acid sequence MFEKIISAPADPILGLADSFRADPRDNKINLGIGVYKDESGKTPVLDTVKKAEKFLLDNENTKNYLAISGMPEFGRVTQTLLFGANHEIISSQRARTAQAPGGTGALRIAADFIAKQTNAKRVWISNPTWPNHKNIFEAAGLEVLTYNYYDAANHGMDFAGMLNSLSSAVAGDVIVLHGCCHNPTGIDPTPEQWTQLAALCAEKGLLPVFDFAYQGFAKGLDEDAEGLRIFTKNNPEMIVASSFSKNFGLYNERVGACTIIAKDSDNAERAFSQAKAVIRANYSNPPAHGAAVVTTILSDETLKAEWIQELTSMRERIKRMRQLLVKTLEEKGAKQDFSFIINQNGMFSFSGLTKEQVERLRSEFGIYAVSSGRINVAGLTLENMVPLCDAIVKVL is encoded by the coding sequence ATGTTTGAGAAAATCATTTCTGCCCCAGCTGACCCTATCCTCGGTCTTGCTGATAGTTTCCGTGCTGATCCTCGCGATAACAAAATCAACCTCGGTATCGGTGTCTACAAAGACGAATCAGGTAAAACCCCTGTTCTAGACACCGTCAAAAAAGCAGAGAAATTCCTGCTAGACAACGAGAATACCAAAAACTACCTCGCGATTAGCGGAATGCCGGAGTTTGGTCGTGTCACTCAAACGCTGCTGTTTGGTGCTAACCATGAAATCATCAGCTCACAACGTGCTCGTACGGCGCAAGCACCAGGTGGTACAGGTGCCCTGCGTATCGCAGCCGATTTCATTGCTAAACAAACTAACGCAAAGCGTGTTTGGATCAGCAACCCAACGTGGCCTAACCATAAGAATATTTTCGAAGCAGCTGGTTTAGAAGTGCTGACTTACAATTACTACGATGCAGCCAACCACGGTATGGACTTTGCTGGCATGCTAAACAGCCTGTCATCTGCGGTTGCTGGTGATGTGATTGTTCTCCATGGCTGCTGCCATAACCCAACTGGTATTGACCCAACGCCAGAGCAATGGACTCAACTGGCTGCTCTGTGTGCTGAAAAAGGGTTATTACCTGTATTCGACTTCGCTTACCAAGGTTTTGCGAAAGGTTTAGATGAAGATGCAGAAGGCTTACGCATTTTCACCAAAAACAACCCAGAAATGATTGTTGCCAGCTCATTCTCGAAAAACTTCGGTCTGTACAATGAGCGTGTGGGTGCTTGCACCATCATCGCCAAAGATAGCGATAACGCAGAGCGCGCATTTAGCCAAGCGAAAGCGGTTATTCGTGCTAACTACTCCAACCCACCAGCACACGGTGCGGCGGTGGTTACCACTATCCTGTCTGATGAAACATTAAAAGCTGAGTGGATCCAAGAACTGACCTCAATGCGCGAACGTATTAAACGTATGCGTCAACTGCTGGTTAAAACATTGGAAGAGAAAGGCGCTAAACAAGACTTTAGCTTCATCATCAACCAAAATGGTATGTTCTCCTTCAGTGGGCTAACTAAAGAGCAGGTAGAGCGTCTACGTAGCGAATTTGGTATCTACGCAGTAAGTTCTGGCCGCATCAACGTGGCTGGCTTAACACTGGAAAACATGGTTCCGCTGTGTGATGCTATTGTAAAAGTGCTTTAA
- a CDS encoding porin, producing MMKRNILAMVIPALLAAGAANAAEIYNKDGNKLDLYGKVDVRHYFADARVSEDSNAKSQDGDDSRVRLGIKGDTQITDQLTGFGRFEWETKTNKGEVNAENKNRLAYAGLKFKDFGSFDYGRNYGVIYDTNAWTDVFPLWGGDTMAQADTFMTSRNRNLATYRNNNMFGYVDGLSFALQYQGKNGDQNKSGTKNVYENNGDGYGFSTAYDLGWGVTLGGGYSNSSRTPNQNTTTSGATGERAQAWNVGGKFDANNVYLAAMYGETLNTTRYGSTDTIANKTQNVELVAQYLFDFGLKPSLGYNQSKGKNLNMYGADNHDLVKYISVGSYYYFNKNMSAVVDYKINLLDEDEFTKKAGISTDNVVGLGLVYQF from the coding sequence ATGATGAAACGCAATATTCTTGCAATGGTTATCCCAGCTCTGTTAGCTGCTGGTGCAGCAAACGCAGCTGAAATCTACAACAAAGACGGCAACAAATTAGACCTGTACGGTAAAGTTGACGTTCGTCATTACTTTGCTGATGCTCGCGTTAGCGAAGACAGCAACGCTAAAAGCCAAGACGGTGACGATTCACGTGTTCGTTTAGGTATCAAAGGTGATACTCAAATCACTGATCAACTGACTGGTTTTGGTCGTTTCGAGTGGGAAACTAAGACTAACAAAGGTGAAGTTAACGCAGAAAACAAAAACCGTTTAGCTTACGCTGGTCTGAAATTCAAAGATTTCGGTTCTTTCGACTACGGCCGTAACTACGGTGTTATCTATGACACGAACGCATGGACCGACGTTTTCCCATTATGGGGCGGCGACACTATGGCTCAAGCTGACACGTTCATGACTTCACGTAACCGTAACTTAGCGACTTACCGTAACAACAACATGTTCGGTTATGTTGATGGCCTGAGCTTCGCTCTGCAATACCAAGGTAAAAACGGCGACCAAAACAAATCAGGTACTAAAAACGTTTACGAAAATAACGGCGACGGTTACGGTTTCTCTACCGCTTATGACTTAGGTTGGGGCGTGACTCTGGGTGGTGGTTACTCTAACTCTTCCCGTACACCAAACCAAAACACTACAACAAGTGGTGCAACTGGCGAACGTGCTCAAGCATGGAACGTTGGTGGTAAATTTGATGCTAACAATGTTTACTTAGCAGCAATGTACGGTGAAACACTGAATACTACTCGCTATGGCAGCACTGATACAATCGCTAATAAAACTCAAAACGTTGAATTAGTGGCTCAGTACCTGTTCGACTTCGGTCTGAAACCATCTTTAGGTTATAACCAATCTAAAGGTAAAAACCTGAATATGTATGGTGCAGATAACCACGATTTAGTTAAATATATCTCTGTAGGTTCTTACTACTACTTCAACAAAAACATGTCTGCAGTTGTTGATTACAAAATCAACCTGTTAGATGAAGATGAATTTACTAAGAAAGCTGGTATCAGCACTGACAACGTAGTTGGTCTGGGCTTAGTTTACCAATTCTAA
- the asnS gene encoding asparagine--tRNA ligase has translation MIVAPVVDVLQGRVAVGSEVTVQGWVRTRRDSKAGFSFLAVYDGSCFNPLQAIINNNLSNYNDEVLHLTTGCSVEVTGVVTESQGQGQSFELQATSVKVVGWVEDPDTYPMAAKRHSVEFLREAAHLRPRTNLIGAVARVRHTLAQALHRFFDEQGFFWVSTPLITASDTEGAGEMFRVSTLDYNNLPRNDKGEVDFSEDFFGREAFLTVSGQLNGEAYATALSKIYTFGPTFRAENSNTSRHLAEFWMLEPEVAFADLDDIAGLAEEMLKYAFNAALTERRDDLEFFAERVDKDVINRLERFVSSDFAQVDYTDAIKILETCGQKFENPVYWGVDMSSEHERYLAEQHFKAPVVVKNYPKDIKAFYMRLNEDGKTVAAMDVLAPGIGEIIGGSQREERLDRLDARLEEMGMNKEDYWWYRDLRRYGTVPHSGFGLGFERLIAYVTGVSNVREVIPFPRTPRNAAF, from the coding sequence ATGATCGTTGCGCCTGTAGTCGATGTACTGCAAGGCCGTGTGGCGGTGGGCTCTGAAGTCACCGTTCAAGGCTGGGTACGTACAAGGAGAGATTCAAAAGCTGGTTTTTCTTTCCTCGCCGTTTATGACGGTTCATGCTTTAACCCATTACAGGCTATCATCAATAATAATTTATCTAATTATAATGACGAAGTCCTGCATTTAACCACAGGCTGCTCTGTGGAAGTCACCGGTGTCGTGACCGAATCTCAAGGTCAAGGCCAATCTTTTGAATTGCAAGCAACGTCCGTGAAAGTCGTTGGTTGGGTCGAAGATCCTGATACTTACCCAATGGCAGCCAAACGCCACAGCGTCGAATTTTTACGTGAAGCCGCTCACTTGCGCCCACGCACTAACTTAATCGGTGCTGTTGCACGTGTTCGCCACACATTAGCGCAAGCTCTGCATCGTTTCTTTGATGAACAGGGTTTCTTCTGGGTTTCTACCCCACTTATCACTGCATCAGATACTGAAGGTGCGGGTGAAATGTTCCGTGTTTCTACACTGGACTACAACAACTTGCCACGTAATGACAAAGGCGAAGTGGATTTCAGCGAAGATTTCTTCGGTCGCGAAGCCTTCTTAACGGTTTCTGGTCAGCTGAACGGCGAAGCTTATGCGACTGCATTAAGCAAAATCTACACCTTTGGTCCAACTTTCCGTGCTGAAAACTCCAACACCAGCCGCCACTTGGCTGAATTCTGGATGTTAGAGCCTGAAGTTGCATTTGCTGACTTAGATGACATCGCAGGTCTTGCTGAAGAAATGCTGAAATATGCATTCAACGCGGCATTAACCGAACGTCGTGATGACCTTGAATTCTTTGCTGAACGTGTCGATAAAGACGTGATTAACCGTCTGGAACGTTTTGTGAGTTCTGATTTTGCTCAAGTTGACTATACCGATGCGATCAAAATCCTCGAAACCTGCGGTCAGAAATTCGAAAACCCAGTTTATTGGGGTGTCGATATGTCTTCAGAACATGAGCGTTACTTAGCAGAGCAGCACTTTAAAGCGCCAGTTGTGGTTAAAAACTACCCGAAAGATATTAAAGCTTTCTATATGCGCCTTAATGAAGACGGTAAAACCGTTGCTGCGATGGATGTCTTAGCCCCTGGCATTGGTGAAATCATCGGTGGCTCTCAGCGCGAAGAACGTTTAGATAGACTGGATGCACGTTTAGAAGAAATGGGCATGAATAAAGAAGATTACTGGTGGTATCGTGATCTGCGCCGTTACGGCACCGTGCCACACTCCGGTTTCGGTCTTGGTTTTGAGCGTTTAATTGCTTACGTCACTGGCGTCAGCAACGTACGTGAAGTGATCCCATTCCCACGTACCCCAAGAAACGCGGCATTCTAA
- the pncB gene encoding nicotinate phosphoribosyltransferase: MNLDVTPIITSLLDTDAYKLHMQQAVFHRYNQVPVVAEFRCRSSDILGAYANEIEQQIQLMAQLSLSDDEYQYLRTLPFFTEDYLSWLKTFRFNPEQVVVSVADNGQLAIRISGPWREVIMWEVPLLALVSEIVQRDRHPTITADDAVNQLHKLLELFYQEASERQLNLSGFKLMDFGTRRRFSYKVQAAIVGMLKQEFPYLVGTSNYKLARELGLMPVGTQAHEWFQAHQQISPELANSQREALQSWLDEYPNHLGIALTDCITMDAFLRDFDREFANRYQGLRHDSGDPIEWGEKAIAHYQKLGIDPLSKTLVFSDNLDLQKALELYHYFHKRINLVFGIGTRLTCNIPNVVPMNIVIKLVECNGKPVAKLSDSPGKTICEDDEFVNQLRKAFDLPKMEKAC; the protein is encoded by the coding sequence ATGAATTTAGACGTAACACCGATTATTACATCACTGCTGGATACCGATGCTTATAAGCTTCATATGCAGCAAGCCGTTTTTCACCGCTACAACCAAGTTCCCGTTGTCGCTGAATTTCGTTGCCGTAGCAGTGATATTTTAGGTGCCTATGCCAATGAGATTGAACAACAGATTCAATTGATGGCACAGCTTTCTCTTTCGGATGATGAATATCAGTACCTGCGTACTCTGCCCTTTTTCACCGAAGACTACCTCTCGTGGCTAAAAACATTCCGCTTTAATCCTGAGCAAGTTGTCGTCAGCGTCGCTGATAATGGTCAACTGGCCATACGCATCAGTGGTCCGTGGCGCGAAGTGATTATGTGGGAAGTGCCACTGTTAGCGTTAGTGAGTGAAATTGTTCAACGTGACAGACACCCTACCATTACCGCTGATGATGCCGTTAACCAACTGCACAAATTACTGGAGCTATTTTATCAAGAAGCCAGCGAACGCCAATTGAATCTATCGGGTTTTAAGTTGATGGATTTCGGTACTCGCCGCCGTTTTTCCTATAAAGTGCAAGCGGCTATCGTGGGTATGCTCAAGCAAGAATTCCCTTATTTAGTGGGTACCAGTAACTACAAATTGGCTCGTGAATTGGGCTTAATGCCTGTAGGCACTCAAGCGCATGAATGGTTCCAAGCTCATCAACAGATAAGCCCTGAACTCGCCAATAGCCAACGTGAAGCCCTACAAAGCTGGCTGGATGAGTACCCAAATCATCTAGGTATCGCCCTCACCGACTGTATTACGATGGATGCTTTCTTGCGTGATTTTGACCGCGAATTTGCTAATCGTTACCAAGGATTACGCCACGATTCTGGGGATCCTATTGAATGGGGTGAAAAAGCCATCGCCCATTATCAAAAATTGGGCATTGACCCACTGAGTAAAACGTTGGTGTTCTCCGATAATTTAGACCTGCAAAAAGCCTTAGAGCTATACCACTATTTCCATAAACGGATCAATTTAGTGTTTGGTATTGGCACAAGACTCACTTGCAACATTCCGAACGTGGTACCGATGAATATCGTGATCAAGCTGGTGGAATGTAATGGCAAGCCCGTTGCTAAATTATCCGATAGCCCAGGAAAAACCATCTGTGAAGATGATGAATTTGTGAATCAGCTACGCAAAGCCTTTGACCTTCCTAAAATGGAAAAAGCCTGCTAA
- the pepN gene encoding aminopeptidase N, which yields MTQLRQAKYRQDYQAPDYTITEIFLDFDLDPAKTKVTAISKVKRLNPQSSTLELFGEDLTLISLEVDGKAWTNYKEESGKLIIESLPEAFTLSIVNEISPEKNSALEGLYVSGEALCTQCEAEGFRHITYYQDRPDVLARYTTKITADKSRYPYLLSNGNRIAEGELDDGRHWVKWEDPFPKPSYLFALVAGDFDVLRDEFVTRTGRKVALELFVDKGNLDRAPWAMKSLQNAMKWDEERFGLEYDLDIYMIVAVDFFNMGAMENKGLNVFNSKYVLAKSETATDKDYLNIESVIGHEYFHNWTGNRITCRDWFQLSLKEGLTVFRDQEFSSDLGSRSVNRINNVKVMRAAQFAEDASPMAHPIRPEKVIEMNNFYTLTVYEKGSEVIRMIHTLLGEEMFQAGIQLYVHRHDGSAATCDDFVQAMEDASNVDLSLFRRWYSQSGTPVLTVRDEYSPEKQQYTLHVSQMTPPTADQAEKQPLHIPLDIELYGEDGAVIPLKRDGSLVNSVLNVTQASQNFVFDHVTSRPVPSLLREFSAPVKLDYPYTDAQLAFLMQHASNEFSRWDAAQQLINNYAKINVEKLHKGEALVLPEHVVDAFRAVLLSDNIDPALAALILTLPSENEIAELFTVIDPVAIHNAIDFIHSTLANEMHDEFLTVYRSIKIDGYRVDHGDIALRSLRNTCLQYLAAADDRELANKLVEAQYRSADNMTDSLAALTAANEAGLPCHAELMSDFDDRWHHDGLVMDKWFTLQGTNPAKNTLEKVRELLNHRSFSMTNPNRVRALVGSFTAGNPVNFHAEDSSGYQFLYEILVDLNTRNPQVASRLIEPLIRFKRYDAKRQDLMREVLEKLKGLENLSGDLFEKITKALES from the coding sequence ATGACTCAGTTAAGACAAGCGAAATATCGTCAAGATTATCAAGCACCTGATTATACAATTACAGAAATATTCCTTGATTTTGACCTTGATCCCGCCAAAACCAAAGTGACCGCTATCAGTAAGGTGAAACGCCTTAATCCGCAATCTTCCACCTTAGAATTATTTGGTGAAGATTTAACTCTTATTAGCCTTGAAGTCGATGGTAAAGCGTGGACAAACTATAAAGAAGAATCAGGCAAGCTTATCATTGAATCGCTACCAGAGGCGTTTACACTGAGTATTGTTAATGAGATTAGCCCTGAGAAAAACAGTGCGTTAGAAGGTTTATATGTTTCTGGTGAAGCTTTGTGTACTCAGTGCGAGGCAGAAGGTTTCCGCCACATTACTTATTACCAAGATCGCCCCGATGTTTTAGCGCGTTACACCACCAAAATTACAGCAGACAAATCTCGCTATCCTTATTTACTTTCTAACGGTAACCGCATCGCGGAAGGTGAATTGGACGATGGTCGCCATTGGGTAAAATGGGAAGACCCATTCCCGAAACCAAGTTACTTATTTGCACTGGTCGCAGGGGACTTTGATGTGTTACGCGATGAGTTTGTGACTCGCACTGGTCGCAAAGTCGCATTAGAGCTGTTTGTTGATAAAGGCAACTTAGACCGTGCGCCATGGGCTATGAAATCCCTGCAAAATGCAATGAAATGGGACGAAGAGCGTTTCGGTTTAGAATATGACCTTGATATTTATATGATTGTTGCCGTTGATTTCTTCAACATGGGTGCAATGGAAAATAAAGGTCTGAATGTATTTAACTCGAAGTACGTTTTAGCGAAAAGCGAAACTGCCACAGATAAAGATTATCTGAATATTGAATCTGTGATTGGTCACGAATATTTCCATAACTGGACAGGCAACCGTATTACTTGTCGTGACTGGTTCCAATTAAGTTTAAAAGAAGGGTTGACCGTATTCCGAGATCAAGAATTTAGCTCTGATTTAGGTTCACGTTCAGTTAACCGTATTAATAATGTCAAAGTCATGCGGGCGGCGCAGTTTGCGGAAGATGCAAGTCCAATGGCTCACCCGATCCGCCCTGAAAAAGTGATCGAGATGAACAACTTTTATACACTGACAGTGTATGAAAAAGGGTCTGAAGTTATCCGCATGATCCACACTTTGCTTGGAGAAGAGATGTTCCAAGCAGGGATCCAGCTGTATGTTCATCGCCATGATGGTAGCGCTGCAACCTGTGATGATTTCGTGCAGGCGATGGAAGATGCATCGAACGTGGATTTGTCCCTGTTCCGTCGCTGGTATAGCCAATCAGGAACGCCAGTTTTGACCGTTCGTGATGAATACTCGCCAGAGAAGCAACAATATACGCTGCATGTCAGCCAAATGACGCCACCAACTGCCGACCAAGCAGAAAAACAGCCTCTGCATATTCCATTGGATATCGAATTGTACGGTGAAGATGGTGCAGTGATCCCACTTAAGCGTGATGGAAGCTTGGTGAACTCAGTCTTAAATGTCACTCAAGCGTCACAAAATTTTGTATTTGACCATGTGACTTCTCGCCCAGTGCCTTCTTTATTACGTGAATTTTCTGCGCCAGTAAAATTGGATTATCCATATACAGATGCACAATTGGCATTTTTAATGCAGCATGCGAGTAATGAATTTTCTCGCTGGGATGCGGCGCAGCAACTGATTAATAACTATGCCAAAATTAACGTGGAAAAACTGCATAAAGGGGAAGCGCTGGTCCTGCCTGAGCATGTTGTGGATGCATTCCGCGCTGTATTGCTCAGTGACAATATTGACCCTGCATTAGCTGCTTTAATTTTGACTCTGCCTTCAGAAAATGAAATTGCCGAGCTGTTTACCGTTATTGATCCTGTGGCAATCCATAACGCGATTGATTTTATCCACTCTACGCTAGCAAATGAAATGCACGATGAATTCTTAACTGTTTATCGTTCGATTAAAATTGATGGGTATCGTGTAGATCACGGTGATATTGCACTGCGTTCACTGCGTAATACATGCTTGCAATATTTGGCGGCAGCGGACGATCGTGAGTTAGCGAATAAGCTGGTGGAAGCTCAATATCGCAGTGCGGATAATATGACCGATTCACTCGCGGCATTAACCGCTGCAAACGAAGCGGGCTTGCCATGTCACGCTGAGCTGATGTCAGATTTTGACGATCGTTGGCACCATGATGGCTTGGTGATGGATAAATGGTTTACGCTGCAAGGCACCAATCCAGCTAAAAACACTCTGGAAAAAGTACGTGAATTATTAAATCATCGCTCATTTAGCATGACTAACCCGAACCGTGTTCGTGCATTAGTGGGTTCATTTACAGCAGGCAACCCGGTGAACTTCCACGCAGAAGATAGCAGCGGTTATCAATTCCTGTATGAGATCTTAGTGGATCTGAATACTCGCAATCCACAAGTGGCATCGCGATTAATTGAGCCATTAATCCGTTTTAAACGTTATGATGCGAAGCGCCAAGATTTAATGCGTGAGGTTCTGGAAAAACTCAAAGGGTTAGAAAACCTTTCTGGGGATCTGTTTGAGAAGATAACTAAAGCGCTAGAAAGTTAA
- the pyrD gene encoding quinone-dependent dihydroorotate dehydrogenase: MLYHLARKALFQLDPEKAHELTFRQLQRLNHSPLQFLLRQSIATKPVTCMGLSFKNPLGLAAGLDKNGECIDAFGAMGFGFVEIGTVTPRPQDGNDKPRLFRVVEAEGIINRMGFNNKGVDNLVENVKKSTYGGIIGINIGKNKDTPVEHGKDDYLICMDKVYAHAGYIAINISSPNTPGLRTLQYGEALDDLLSGIKEKQLALQSLHQKYVPVAVKIAPDLTEEEIVQVADSLVRHNIDGVIATNTTLDRSLVQGLNYCNEAGGLSGRPVQLKSTQVIKLISRELNGKLPIIGVGGIDSLTAAREKMEAGASLIQIYSGFIYHGPKLIKDIVNHI, encoded by the coding sequence ATGTTATATCACCTTGCCCGAAAGGCACTGTTTCAGCTCGACCCTGAAAAGGCCCATGAATTAACGTTTCGTCAGCTTCAGCGTTTAAACCACTCTCCTCTCCAATTCCTCCTTCGTCAATCCATTGCAACCAAACCCGTTACCTGTATGGGACTCTCCTTTAAAAATCCATTAGGCCTAGCCGCAGGACTCGACAAAAATGGCGAGTGCATTGATGCGTTTGGTGCTATGGGATTTGGTTTTGTAGAAATTGGAACCGTTACACCACGTCCTCAAGATGGAAATGACAAACCAAGATTATTCAGAGTTGTTGAAGCGGAAGGGATTATTAACCGCATGGGTTTCAACAATAAAGGGGTTGATAACCTTGTTGAGAACGTTAAAAAATCAACCTACGGCGGGATTATCGGGATTAATATTGGTAAGAATAAAGATACGCCCGTTGAGCATGGTAAAGACGATTATTTAATTTGTATGGATAAAGTGTATGCCCACGCAGGGTATATCGCGATTAATATTTCATCACCAAATACCCCTGGATTACGCACATTACAATATGGGGAAGCGCTGGATGATTTATTAAGTGGCATCAAAGAGAAGCAATTAGCATTGCAATCACTCCATCAGAAATATGTTCCTGTTGCGGTCAAAATTGCACCGGATTTAACTGAAGAAGAAATTGTGCAAGTGGCTGACAGTTTAGTGAGACATAATATTGATGGCGTTATTGCGACGAACACCACATTGGATCGTTCTTTAGTTCAAGGTTTAAATTACTGTAATGAAGCGGGTGGTTTAAGTGGTCGTCCGGTGCAATTAAAAAGTACCCAGGTCATTAAACTTATTTCCCGTGAATTAAATGGAAAGTTACCAATTATTGGTGTTGGTGGTATTGATTCATTAACTGCAGCCAGAGAAAAAATGGAAGCAGGGGCATCATTAATCCAAATTTATTCTGGTTTTATTTACCACGGACCAAAATTAATAAAGGATATTGTTAATCACATCTAA
- a CDS encoding cell division protein ZapC codes for MNIKPDDHWRWYFDRDHDRVMLDLANGMIFRSCFPAKMLTVSAQNEMPFSIEDAAEFYLFDEQAKRLNISYEERAELVLNSLVAYRFLKPQMPKSWYFSSFHFMSTPERGQLIQVCLENTNVYSTFIIAEAGHSASLCLLAEPSLELPDRTLRFCDPIKIMNDRMMHYQSRTKRLLYGNAM; via the coding sequence ATGAATATTAAACCTGATGATCATTGGCGTTGGTATTTTGATCGTGACCATGACAGAGTGATGTTAGATCTCGCCAACGGCATGATATTTCGGTCTTGTTTTCCAGCTAAAATGTTGACTGTTTCTGCGCAAAATGAAATGCCTTTTAGTATTGAAGATGCAGCAGAGTTTTATTTATTTGATGAGCAAGCCAAGAGATTAAATATTAGTTATGAAGAGAGAGCGGAATTAGTCTTAAATAGCCTAGTTGCTTACCGCTTCTTAAAGCCCCAAATGCCAAAAAGTTGGTATTTTTCCAGTTTCCATTTTATGAGTACGCCAGAACGTGGTCAGTTAATTCAAGTGTGCTTAGAAAATACCAATGTTTATTCAACATTTATTATTGCAGAAGCGGGTCACTCAGCAAGCTTATGTTTATTAGCTGAGCCATCATTAGAATTACCGGATCGTACTTTACGATTCTGTGATCCAATTAAGATCATGAACGATCGAATGATGCATTATCAATCGAGAACCAAGCGTCTATTATATGGAAATGCTATGTAA
- a CDS encoding YcbX family protein → MITLSRLYTHPVKSMRGIRLSHGYADISGLTFDRNFMVTTLEGKFITARKYPQMLLFTPAMLNNGLYLKAPNGESATVLYQDFNEKQSPTEVWGNHFHALIAPDEINSWLSSFFDEPVQLRWLSPELSRRVKKHQDVPLSFADGYPFLLINEASVQELQRRCPASVKLEQFRGNLIITGAKPFEEDSWKRIQIGDVIFTLDKPCSRCILTTVSPEKGIKHPHAEPLATLQTFRMDDTGDVDFGQNALIENTGIIRVGDTLTVLETKQPKQYPLRDREAPITQATKPTPTTVNLVFEEIEYSGNTEHVILEQLESHGLSIPYSCRAGICGRCRISLLEGEVTPLKQSAIKDNGDILACSCIPKTAIKLAFNQAD, encoded by the coding sequence ATGATTACGCTTTCGCGCCTGTATACACACCCAGTCAAGTCAATGAGGGGCATTCGTCTATCTCATGGTTACGCTGATATCAGCGGATTGACGTTTGATCGTAACTTTATGGTCACCACATTAGAAGGTAAGTTTATCACTGCGCGTAAATATCCGCAGATGTTATTATTTACCCCAGCTATGCTCAATAATGGGCTTTATCTAAAAGCACCTAATGGTGAAAGCGCCACCGTATTGTATCAGGACTTTAATGAGAAGCAGAGTCCTACAGAAGTTTGGGGCAATCATTTTCATGCACTTATTGCACCTGATGAGATAAATAGTTGGTTAAGCAGCTTTTTTGACGAGCCAGTCCAACTAAGATGGTTAAGTCCTGAACTATCTCGTCGAGTCAAAAAGCACCAAGACGTTCCCTTATCTTTCGCCGATGGCTACCCATTTTTACTTATCAATGAAGCCTCAGTACAAGAGCTACAACGCCGCTGCCCTGCCAGCGTAAAACTCGAACAATTTCGCGGTAACTTAATTATTACCGGTGCTAAGCCGTTCGAAGAAGATAGCTGGAAACGCATTCAAATTGGTGATGTGATCTTTACCTTAGATAAGCCTTGTAGCCGCTGTATTTTGACCACGGTCAGCCCAGAAAAAGGGATCAAACACCCCCATGCAGAACCGCTTGCTACACTGCAAACCTTCCGTATGGATGACACCGGTGATGTGGATTTTGGACAAAATGCATTAATCGAAAATACGGGGATTATCCGCGTAGGAGATACCCTCACTGTATTAGAAACTAAGCAGCCAAAACAGTATCCATTACGCGATAGAGAAGCGCCTATTACTCAGGCTACAAAGCCAACTCCAACCACCGTAAACCTAGTTTTTGAAGAGATAGAATATAGTGGAAACACAGAGCATGTGATCCTTGAACAGCTTGAATCTCACGGGCTTTCTATCCCTTATTCATGCCGCGCGGGAATTTGTGGACGTTGCCGAATTTCACTGCTTGAAGGAGAAGTCACCCCACTAAAACAAAGCGCTATCAAAGATAATGGGGATATTTTAGCTTGTAGCTGTATTCCCAAAACTGCCATCAAGCTTGCTTTTAATCAAGCTGATTAA